Proteins from a single region of Pungitius pungitius chromosome 4, fPunPun2.1, whole genome shotgun sequence:
- the dhx38 gene encoding pre-mRNA-splicing factor ATP-dependent RNA helicase PRP16 isoform X2 — protein sequence MLAALCQIMDDDVSMHRLEGTDPADQIGGLIVKKKSAAEEPHVFRAPTPRTSLLGLDLLAAQKRKERESKEQAEADDSNRKKSKVSSYKDWEEGKSDSGSDEEDDDTTTDAKKERKYRVTGSETPSSPGGVSEEFRHRHQQREKDRREHGLYTSSKEDNTREKDRDRSRDKGRDRRSERDERDGGRGGSSSRSERGERSERSPRDGFSDRISRGTKREEPSTPQQRPRDSFTPSRSNWEEDDSGYSSSRHSQWESPSPALSHKELDRSERSHRSGRESERRDRSVRGRYPDDTPLPTPSYKYNEWANDRKHLGSTPRLSQGKGRKEDGGGGLMFDNEDEKDQWEEDQKQADRDWYMMDEGYDEFHNPFTTTSEEYVKKREQILQKQTQKRISAHKRQINEDNERWETNRMLTSGVVQRLEVDDDFEEDNAAKVHLQIHNLVPPFLDGRIVFTKQPEPVIPVKDATSDMAIIARKGSQLVRKHREQKERKKAQHKHWELAGTKLGDIMGIKKTEEEDSSGGKPVGEDGKVDYRTEQKFADHMKEKSEASSDFAKKKTLLEQRQYLPIFAVRQQLLNIIRDNSIVIVVGETGSGKTTQLTQYLHEDGYTSYGMVGCTQPRRVAAMSVAKRVSEEIGTNLGEEVGYAIRFEDCTSEKTLIKYMTDGILLRESLRESDLDHYSAVIMDEAHERSLNTDVLFGLLREVVSRRTDLKLIVTSATMDSDKFAAFFGNVPIFHIPGRTFPVDILFSKTPQEDYVEAAVKQALQIHLSGLIGDILIFMPGQEDIEVTSDQIVERLEDLDNAPALAVLPIYSQLPSDLQAKIFQKAPDGVRKCIVATNIAETSLTVDGIMFVVDAGYCKLKVFNPRIGMDALQVYPISQANANQRSGRAGRTGPGQCYRLYTQSAYKNEMLTTTIPEIQRTNLANVVLLLKSLGVVDLLLFHFMDPPPEDNMLNSMYQLWILGALDNTGALTPTGRLMVEFPLDPALSKMLIVSCDMSCSADILIIVSMLSVPAIFYRPKGREEESDQVREKFSVPESDHLTYLNVYMQWKNNNYSSIWCNDHFIHTKAMRKVREVRSQLKDIMVQQRMNLISCGSDWDIIRKCICAAYFHQAAKLKGIGEYVNVRTGMPCHLHPTSSLFGMGYTPDYIIYHELVMTTKEYMQCVTSVDGEWLAELGPMFYSIKHAGKSRQENRRRAKEELTNMEEEMSMAEEQLRSRRDEQEKKTNTAIVKAPKICTPGRKEEAPMTPRRTPARFGL from the exons ATGCTAGCAGCTCTTTGTCAG ATAATGGATGACGATGTGTCCATGCATAGGCTAGAAGGGACAGATCCAGCGGATCAAATTGGTGGACTGATAGTAAAGAAGAAGAGTGCTGCTGAGGAGCCCCATGTTTTCCGAGCGCCGACGCCTCGCACCTCGCTGCTGGGTTTGGATCTGCTGGCAGCCCAGAAAAGGAAGGAGCGCGAGAGTAAGGAGCAGGCAGAGGCCGATGACAGCAATAGAAAGAAGTCAAAAGTTTCCTCCTACAAGGACTGGGAGGAAGGTAAAAGTGACTCTGGGTCTGATGAAGAAGACGATGATACAACTACGGACGCTAAGAAGGAGAG GAAGTATCGTGTGACTGGCTCTGAGACACCCTCGAGTCCTGGAGGGGTCAGCGAAGAGTTCCGACACCGacaccagcagagagagaaagaccgACGTGAGCACGGACTCTACACCTCGTCCAAAGAGGACAACACCAGAGAAAAAGACAGGGACAGGAGCAGAGATAAGGGCAGAGACCGAAGGAGTGAAAGAG ATGAGCGAGACGGCGGTcgtggcggcagcagcagccggtcGGAGCGCGGCGAGAGGAGTGAGCGCTCACCGAGGGACGGCTTCTCCGATCGCATCAGCAGGGGGACGAAGAGAGAAGAACCCTCGACGCCACAGCAACGCCCTCGAG ATTCTTTCACACCCTCACGCTCCAACTGGGAGGAGGACGACAGCGGTTATTCCAGTTCACGGCATTCCCAGTGGGAATCTCCGTCCCCTGCCCTGTCCCACAAAGAGCTAGATCGCTCCGAACGAAGCCATCGCTCCGGccgagagagtgagaggagagaCAG GTCCGTCCGAGGCCGTTACCCTGACGACACACCCCTGCCTACCCCATCATACAAGTACAACGAGTGGGCCAATGACAGAAAGCATTTGGGTTCTACACCTCGTTTATCACAAGGAAAAG GTAGAAAAGAAGATGGCGGGGGAGGACTTATGTTTGATAATGAGGATGAGAAAGACCAGTGGGAGGAGGACCAGAAG CAAGCTGACAGAGATTGGTACATGATGGATGAAGGCTATGATGAGTTCCACAACCCTTTCACGACCACCTCTGAAGAATATGTGAAGAAGAGGGAGCAGATCCTCCAGAAGCAGACACAAAAAAGAATATCTGCCCATAAGCGGCAGATCAATGAG GATAATGAGCGGTGGGAGACCAACCGGATGCTGACCAGTGGTGTGGTGCAGAGGTTGGAGGTGGATGATGACTTTGAGGAGGACAATGCTGCTAAAGTTCATTTGCAGATTCACAACCTGGTTCCTCCCTTTCTGGATGGAAGAATAGTCTTTACTAAGCAG CCAGAGCCTGTCATCCCTGTGAAAGATGCTACCTCTGACATGGCCATCATTGCTCGTAAAGGCAGCCAGCTCGTCCGTAAACATCGCGAGCAGAAAGAACGCAAAAAG GCACAGCACAAGCACTGGGAATTGGCAGGCACCAAGTTGGGAGACATCATGGGCATCAAAAAGACTGAGGAGGAAGATTCTTCTGGGGGCAAACCGGTGGGAGAGGACGGCAAAGTAGACTACAG AACGGAGCAGAAATTTGCAGACCATATGAAAGAAAAGAGTGAAGCCAGCAGTGACTTTGCAAAGAAGAAAACCCTCCTGGAACAGAGACAGTACCTGCCTATTTTTGCTGTCAGACAGCAACTTCTCAACATCATACG AGACAACAGCATTGTGATTGTTGTGGGGGAAACGGGCAGTGGGAAGACCACACAGCTCACTCAGTACCTGCATGAGGATGGCTACACCAGCTATGGCATGGTGGGTTGTACCCAACCCCGAAGAGTGGCTGCAATGAGCGTGGCCAAGAGAGTCAGTGAGGAGATCGGCACTAACCTcggagaggag GTGGGCTACGCAATCCGTTTTGAGGACTGCACATCTGAGAAAACCTTAATAAAGTACATGACGGACGGTATCCTGCTCAGGGAGTCATTGAGGGAGTCCGACCTGGACCACTACAGTGCCGTTATCATGGATGAGGCTCATGAACGCTCCCTGAATACTGACGTGTTGTTCGGCCTGCTACGTGAG GTGGTATCCCGACGTACTGATCTGAAACTCATAGTTACCTCAGCAACTATGGACTCAGATAAGTTTGCTGCATTTTTTGGCAACGTACCGATTTTCCACATCCCAGGAAGAACATTTCCCGTGGACATCTTGTTCAGCAAG ACTCCTCAAGAGGACTACGTGGAGGCAGCAGTGAAGCAGGCCCTGCAGATCCACCTCAGTGGGTTGATCGGAGATATCCTCATCTTCATGCCTGGGCAGGAGGATATCGAG GTGACGTCGGATCAGATCGTGGAGCGGTTGGAGGACTTGGATAACGCTCCTGCTCTGGCCGTGCTGCCCATCTACTCCCAGCTGCCATCGGATCTCCAGGCCAAGATCTTTCAGAAG GCTCCAGATGGTGTGAGGAAATGCATTGTCGCCACAAACATTGCTGAGACCTCCCTGACTGTGGATGGGATCATGTTTGTCGTGGACGCAGGGTACTGCAAACTTAAG GTCTTCAACCCTCGCATTGGAATGGATGCTCTACAGGTTTATCCCATCAGCCAGGCTAATGCCAACCAGCGCTCTGGCCGAGCAGGACGTACGGGACCCGGACAGTGTTACAG GCTCTACACTCAGAGCGCCTATAAGAATGAGATGCTGACTACCACCATACCGGAGATCCAGAGGACCAACCTGGCCAACGTAGTCCTGCTCTTGAAGTCTTTAGGTGTTGTGGATTTGCTTCTCTTCCACTTCATGGATCCCCCACCCGAAGACAACATGCTTAACTCCATGTACCAGCTGTGGATTTTGGGAGCTCTGGACAACACAG GTGCATTGACACCGACGGGGCGTCTGATGGTGGAGTTCCCCCTCGACCCCGCCCTTTCCAAGATGCTGATTGTGTCCTGCGACATGAGCTGCAGTGCGGACATCCTTATCATCGTCTCCATGCTCTCTGTGCCAGCCATCTTCTACAGACCCAAG GGCCGCGAGGAGGAGAGTGACCAGGTGAGGGAGAAGTTCTCCGTCCCAGAGAGCGACCACCTCACCTACCTTAATGTCTACATGCAGTGGAAGAACAACAATTACTCCAGCATCTGGTGCAACGACCACTTCATCCACACCAAGGCCATGCGCAAG GTGCGTGAGGTGCGCTCCCAGTTAAAGGACATCATGGTGCAGCAGAGGATGAACTTAATTTCCTGCGGGTCCGACTGGGACATCATCAGAAAGTGCATCTGTGCTGCATACTTCCACCAGGCTGCCAAGCTCAAG GGAATCGGTGAATATGTGAACGTGAGGACAGGCATGCCCTGTCACCTCCATCCTACCAGCTCTCTGTTTGGTATGGGCTACACTCCCGACTACATCATCTACCACGAGCTCGTCATGACCACCAAG GAGTACATGCAATGTGTGACTTCAGTGGATGGGGAGTGGCTAGCAGAACTTGGACCAATGTTTTACAGCATCAAACATGCAGGAAAAAGCAGACAG GAGAACCGTCGGCGGGCCAAGGAGGAGCTCAccaacatggaggaggagatgtccATGGCTGAGGAGCAGCTGCGATCACGCCGAGACGAGCAGGAAAAGAAGACCAACACTGCCATCGTTAA GGCTCCGAAAATCTGCACAccggggagaaaagaagaggcCCCCATGACGCCCAGACGCACCCCTGCCCGCTTTGGACTGTAG
- the dhx38 gene encoding pre-mRNA-splicing factor ATP-dependent RNA helicase PRP16 isoform X1, producing the protein MLAALCQIMDDDVSMHRLEGTDPADQIGGLIVKKKSAAEEPHVFRAPTPRTSLLGLDLLAAQKRKERESKEQAEADDSNRKKSKVSSYKDWEEGKSDSGSDEEDDDTTTDAKKESRKYRVTGSETPSSPGGVSEEFRHRHQQREKDRREHGLYTSSKEDNTREKDRDRSRDKGRDRRSERDERDGGRGGSSSRSERGERSERSPRDGFSDRISRGTKREEPSTPQQRPRDSFTPSRSNWEEDDSGYSSSRHSQWESPSPALSHKELDRSERSHRSGRESERRDRSVRGRYPDDTPLPTPSYKYNEWANDRKHLGSTPRLSQGKGRKEDGGGGLMFDNEDEKDQWEEDQKQADRDWYMMDEGYDEFHNPFTTTSEEYVKKREQILQKQTQKRISAHKRQINEDNERWETNRMLTSGVVQRLEVDDDFEEDNAAKVHLQIHNLVPPFLDGRIVFTKQPEPVIPVKDATSDMAIIARKGSQLVRKHREQKERKKAQHKHWELAGTKLGDIMGIKKTEEEDSSGGKPVGEDGKVDYRTEQKFADHMKEKSEASSDFAKKKTLLEQRQYLPIFAVRQQLLNIIRDNSIVIVVGETGSGKTTQLTQYLHEDGYTSYGMVGCTQPRRVAAMSVAKRVSEEIGTNLGEEVGYAIRFEDCTSEKTLIKYMTDGILLRESLRESDLDHYSAVIMDEAHERSLNTDVLFGLLREVVSRRTDLKLIVTSATMDSDKFAAFFGNVPIFHIPGRTFPVDILFSKTPQEDYVEAAVKQALQIHLSGLIGDILIFMPGQEDIEVTSDQIVERLEDLDNAPALAVLPIYSQLPSDLQAKIFQKAPDGVRKCIVATNIAETSLTVDGIMFVVDAGYCKLKVFNPRIGMDALQVYPISQANANQRSGRAGRTGPGQCYRLYTQSAYKNEMLTTTIPEIQRTNLANVVLLLKSLGVVDLLLFHFMDPPPEDNMLNSMYQLWILGALDNTGALTPTGRLMVEFPLDPALSKMLIVSCDMSCSADILIIVSMLSVPAIFYRPKGREEESDQVREKFSVPESDHLTYLNVYMQWKNNNYSSIWCNDHFIHTKAMRKVREVRSQLKDIMVQQRMNLISCGSDWDIIRKCICAAYFHQAAKLKGIGEYVNVRTGMPCHLHPTSSLFGMGYTPDYIIYHELVMTTKEYMQCVTSVDGEWLAELGPMFYSIKHAGKSRQENRRRAKEELTNMEEEMSMAEEQLRSRRDEQEKKTNTAIVKAPKICTPGRKEEAPMTPRRTPARFGL; encoded by the exons ATGCTAGCAGCTCTTTGTCAG ATAATGGATGACGATGTGTCCATGCATAGGCTAGAAGGGACAGATCCAGCGGATCAAATTGGTGGACTGATAGTAAAGAAGAAGAGTGCTGCTGAGGAGCCCCATGTTTTCCGAGCGCCGACGCCTCGCACCTCGCTGCTGGGTTTGGATCTGCTGGCAGCCCAGAAAAGGAAGGAGCGCGAGAGTAAGGAGCAGGCAGAGGCCGATGACAGCAATAGAAAGAAGTCAAAAGTTTCCTCCTACAAGGACTGGGAGGAAGGTAAAAGTGACTCTGGGTCTGATGAAGAAGACGATGATACAACTACGGACGCTAAGAAGGAGAG CAGGAAGTATCGTGTGACTGGCTCTGAGACACCCTCGAGTCCTGGAGGGGTCAGCGAAGAGTTCCGACACCGacaccagcagagagagaaagaccgACGTGAGCACGGACTCTACACCTCGTCCAAAGAGGACAACACCAGAGAAAAAGACAGGGACAGGAGCAGAGATAAGGGCAGAGACCGAAGGAGTGAAAGAG ATGAGCGAGACGGCGGTcgtggcggcagcagcagccggtcGGAGCGCGGCGAGAGGAGTGAGCGCTCACCGAGGGACGGCTTCTCCGATCGCATCAGCAGGGGGACGAAGAGAGAAGAACCCTCGACGCCACAGCAACGCCCTCGAG ATTCTTTCACACCCTCACGCTCCAACTGGGAGGAGGACGACAGCGGTTATTCCAGTTCACGGCATTCCCAGTGGGAATCTCCGTCCCCTGCCCTGTCCCACAAAGAGCTAGATCGCTCCGAACGAAGCCATCGCTCCGGccgagagagtgagaggagagaCAG GTCCGTCCGAGGCCGTTACCCTGACGACACACCCCTGCCTACCCCATCATACAAGTACAACGAGTGGGCCAATGACAGAAAGCATTTGGGTTCTACACCTCGTTTATCACAAGGAAAAG GTAGAAAAGAAGATGGCGGGGGAGGACTTATGTTTGATAATGAGGATGAGAAAGACCAGTGGGAGGAGGACCAGAAG CAAGCTGACAGAGATTGGTACATGATGGATGAAGGCTATGATGAGTTCCACAACCCTTTCACGACCACCTCTGAAGAATATGTGAAGAAGAGGGAGCAGATCCTCCAGAAGCAGACACAAAAAAGAATATCTGCCCATAAGCGGCAGATCAATGAG GATAATGAGCGGTGGGAGACCAACCGGATGCTGACCAGTGGTGTGGTGCAGAGGTTGGAGGTGGATGATGACTTTGAGGAGGACAATGCTGCTAAAGTTCATTTGCAGATTCACAACCTGGTTCCTCCCTTTCTGGATGGAAGAATAGTCTTTACTAAGCAG CCAGAGCCTGTCATCCCTGTGAAAGATGCTACCTCTGACATGGCCATCATTGCTCGTAAAGGCAGCCAGCTCGTCCGTAAACATCGCGAGCAGAAAGAACGCAAAAAG GCACAGCACAAGCACTGGGAATTGGCAGGCACCAAGTTGGGAGACATCATGGGCATCAAAAAGACTGAGGAGGAAGATTCTTCTGGGGGCAAACCGGTGGGAGAGGACGGCAAAGTAGACTACAG AACGGAGCAGAAATTTGCAGACCATATGAAAGAAAAGAGTGAAGCCAGCAGTGACTTTGCAAAGAAGAAAACCCTCCTGGAACAGAGACAGTACCTGCCTATTTTTGCTGTCAGACAGCAACTTCTCAACATCATACG AGACAACAGCATTGTGATTGTTGTGGGGGAAACGGGCAGTGGGAAGACCACACAGCTCACTCAGTACCTGCATGAGGATGGCTACACCAGCTATGGCATGGTGGGTTGTACCCAACCCCGAAGAGTGGCTGCAATGAGCGTGGCCAAGAGAGTCAGTGAGGAGATCGGCACTAACCTcggagaggag GTGGGCTACGCAATCCGTTTTGAGGACTGCACATCTGAGAAAACCTTAATAAAGTACATGACGGACGGTATCCTGCTCAGGGAGTCATTGAGGGAGTCCGACCTGGACCACTACAGTGCCGTTATCATGGATGAGGCTCATGAACGCTCCCTGAATACTGACGTGTTGTTCGGCCTGCTACGTGAG GTGGTATCCCGACGTACTGATCTGAAACTCATAGTTACCTCAGCAACTATGGACTCAGATAAGTTTGCTGCATTTTTTGGCAACGTACCGATTTTCCACATCCCAGGAAGAACATTTCCCGTGGACATCTTGTTCAGCAAG ACTCCTCAAGAGGACTACGTGGAGGCAGCAGTGAAGCAGGCCCTGCAGATCCACCTCAGTGGGTTGATCGGAGATATCCTCATCTTCATGCCTGGGCAGGAGGATATCGAG GTGACGTCGGATCAGATCGTGGAGCGGTTGGAGGACTTGGATAACGCTCCTGCTCTGGCCGTGCTGCCCATCTACTCCCAGCTGCCATCGGATCTCCAGGCCAAGATCTTTCAGAAG GCTCCAGATGGTGTGAGGAAATGCATTGTCGCCACAAACATTGCTGAGACCTCCCTGACTGTGGATGGGATCATGTTTGTCGTGGACGCAGGGTACTGCAAACTTAAG GTCTTCAACCCTCGCATTGGAATGGATGCTCTACAGGTTTATCCCATCAGCCAGGCTAATGCCAACCAGCGCTCTGGCCGAGCAGGACGTACGGGACCCGGACAGTGTTACAG GCTCTACACTCAGAGCGCCTATAAGAATGAGATGCTGACTACCACCATACCGGAGATCCAGAGGACCAACCTGGCCAACGTAGTCCTGCTCTTGAAGTCTTTAGGTGTTGTGGATTTGCTTCTCTTCCACTTCATGGATCCCCCACCCGAAGACAACATGCTTAACTCCATGTACCAGCTGTGGATTTTGGGAGCTCTGGACAACACAG GTGCATTGACACCGACGGGGCGTCTGATGGTGGAGTTCCCCCTCGACCCCGCCCTTTCCAAGATGCTGATTGTGTCCTGCGACATGAGCTGCAGTGCGGACATCCTTATCATCGTCTCCATGCTCTCTGTGCCAGCCATCTTCTACAGACCCAAG GGCCGCGAGGAGGAGAGTGACCAGGTGAGGGAGAAGTTCTCCGTCCCAGAGAGCGACCACCTCACCTACCTTAATGTCTACATGCAGTGGAAGAACAACAATTACTCCAGCATCTGGTGCAACGACCACTTCATCCACACCAAGGCCATGCGCAAG GTGCGTGAGGTGCGCTCCCAGTTAAAGGACATCATGGTGCAGCAGAGGATGAACTTAATTTCCTGCGGGTCCGACTGGGACATCATCAGAAAGTGCATCTGTGCTGCATACTTCCACCAGGCTGCCAAGCTCAAG GGAATCGGTGAATATGTGAACGTGAGGACAGGCATGCCCTGTCACCTCCATCCTACCAGCTCTCTGTTTGGTATGGGCTACACTCCCGACTACATCATCTACCACGAGCTCGTCATGACCACCAAG GAGTACATGCAATGTGTGACTTCAGTGGATGGGGAGTGGCTAGCAGAACTTGGACCAATGTTTTACAGCATCAAACATGCAGGAAAAAGCAGACAG GAGAACCGTCGGCGGGCCAAGGAGGAGCTCAccaacatggaggaggagatgtccATGGCTGAGGAGCAGCTGCGATCACGCCGAGACGAGCAGGAAAAGAAGACCAACACTGCCATCGTTAA GGCTCCGAAAATCTGCACAccggggagaaaagaagaggcCCCCATGACGCCCAGACGCACCCCTGCCCGCTTTGGACTGTAG